One window of Magallana gigas chromosome 2, xbMagGiga1.1, whole genome shotgun sequence genomic DNA carries:
- the LOC109620632 gene encoding chitin synthase chs-2, producing the protein MPDENDEQNNSWSKLREDDTPLIYMCATMWHESEVEMVQILKSIFRQDYDQCARKHVQLGLGIEDPDYYEFEAHIFFDDAFESQKDINGTYKVNSYVKQLISSVETAARSVAGISKAIVRTNTPYGGRLEWRLPGENKLIAHLKDKTKIRHRKRWSQVMYMYYFLAHKLAKKRKVAENTFLLALDGDVDFQPKAVQLLVDRMRKNPNLGAACGRIHPIGTGPMVWYQQFEYAVSHWLQKAAENIMGCVLCSPGCFSLFRGSALMDDNVMAKYTTLPTEPRHYVQYDQGEDRWLCTLLLQQGYKVEYVAASDALTYAPEGFYEFYNQRRRWSPSTMANIIDLLMDWRNVTQKNEDITKIYILYQMFLMICSILTPGTIFLMILGAISMAFPTIPPFAGMLVNLIPVSGMIILCFVAKPNIQLAYAAVVSIFYSLLMMVVLVGILLEAVTAGLCSVTTLFLLFVVGVFFISAVLHPQEFYCVLHGFLYFLSIPSMSMLLMIYSLGNLHVISWGTRDTKKTAPQLETNDRMPSRSPSFLKSFGFNGDEESEYLFTCGKFIR; encoded by the exons ATGCCTGATGAAAATGACGAGCAGAATAACAGCTGGTCAAAACTTAGGGAAGACGATACGCCTTTGATATACATGTGTGCAACAATGTGGCATGAATCAGAGGTTGAAATGGTGCAGATACTCAAATCAATCTTCAG ACAAGACTATGACCAATGTGCGAGAAAACATGTGCAGCTTGGCCTTGGGATAGAGGATCCTGATTATTACGAATTTGAAG ctcatattttctttgatgacgCCTTTGAATCCCAAAAGGACATCAATGGAACATACAAAGTCAACAGCTATGTTAAACAACTTATTTCATCAGTTGAAACTGCAGCAAG ATCTGTAGCAGGAATATCAAAAGCAATTGTTCGAACAAACACGCCTTATGGAGGTAGATTAGAATGGCGACTTCCGGGTGAAAACAAACTGATTGCCCATCTCAAAGACAAAACTAAAATCAGACATCGTAAAAGATGGAGTCAG gttatgtatatgtattatttcTTGGCACACAAGCTGGCTAAAAAGAGAAAAGTTGCTGAAAACACATTTTTGCTTGCTTTGGACGGCGACGTCGATTTTCAGCCCAAAGCTGTCCAACTGTTGGTGGACAGGATGCGAAAGAACCCAAATCTCGGTGCCGCGTGTGGTCGAATCCATCCAATCGGAACGG gtCCAATGGTTTGGTACCAACAGTTTGAATATGCTGTGAGTCACTGGCTGCAGAAAGCAGCGGAAAACATAATGGGATGTGTGCTTTGTAGTCCGGGatgttttagtttgttcagAGGTTCTGCGCTTATGGATGACAACGTCATGGCCAAGTATACTACACTTCCAACTGAACCCCGTCATTATGTCCAGTACGACCAAG GTGAAGATCGATGGCTTTGCACGTTACTGCTACAACAAGGCTACAAAGTCGAGTATGTGGCTGCCAGCGATGCCCTGACCTATGCTCCTGAAGGTTTCTATGAATTCTACAATCAGCGAAGGAGGTGGTCTCCATCAACCATGGCTAATATCATAGATCTCTTAATGGACTGGAGGAATGTTACCCAAAAAAACGAAGACATAACTAAGATTTACATCCTGTATCAAATGTTTTTGATGATTTGCTCCATTCTGACTCCGGGCACAATTTTTCTAATGATTCTTGGTGCAATAAGTATGGCTTTTCCGACTATTCCTCCATTCGCAGGGATGTTAGTCAATCTTATACCTGTGAGTGGAATGATTATATTGTGTTTCGTTGCCAAACCAAATATACAG TTAGCGTATGCTGCTGTTGTCTCCATTTTCTACTCTCTGCTTATGATGGTTGTTCTCGTGGGTATACTACTGGAAGCGGTTACAGCCGGATTGTGTTCAGTCACAACactgtttcttttgtttgtcgTCGGAGTTTTCTTCATTTCGGCAGTACTCCATCCTCAG gaattttattgtgttttgcATGGGTTTCTGTATTTCCTTTCCATTCCATCGATGTCCATGCTGTTAATGATTTATTCCCTTGGAAACCTACACGTAATATCCTGGGGAACACGAGACACAAAAAAGACTGCGCCACAACTAGAAACCAATGATAGAATGCCTTCCAGATCTCCGAGTTTCTTAAAATCATTTGGTTTTAATGGTGATGAGGAATCTGAATATTTGTTTACGTGTGGAAAGTTTATAAGGTAA
- the LOC136271589 gene encoding chitin synthase chs-1-like — MILERLDNLGAQRIKTTVESEPSEIKLDENAYISTLNVQIDDTAEKSNPLFKEDNEFEHEQMSSQSWMDDSDLKQGSVAVLDNDETLFWEEFISKYLKPLYTDKEHEEQMRQGLKELRNKVCLAFLLMNALFVTIVYVLTEVNASFNHALSIKLPCTVSEGPPGRGYIEPISIAFTAIFGIMLFLQFICMLMHRMSTLVHIVASVKLDWKRKLVAVNNKDQPDNVEVEVEDGLELVKGLQAVKEDDTISIASTDTTYSVESYVRPKQKSKIMWKKYQKRLKKQTQQQHDYCLQFTNNLNKFTEALEKNDNKSVKKLLENKVKGKTIAAVSSMLKNETKMNEIKIRATALNKKEVVKRRWQDFGAKLGLNKEDENDKNPGKFFKDVTKAALAQDRRKRLEEGEISLGETNVNKIKRETSESRRDIPLDIMKRGTDEKNSIPNVQKEQITSVKTTEF; from the exons ATGATTCTAGAAAGACTCGATAACCTAGGAGCGCAGAGAATAAAAACAACAGTAGAATCTGAACCCAGTGAGATAAAACTGGACGAAAATGCTTATATCTCAACTCTAAATGTCCAAATTGATGACACCGCAGAGAAAA GTAATCCTTTATTCAAAGAAGACAACGAATTCGAACACGAACAAATGAGTTCTCAGTCATGGATGGACGACAGCGATCTAAAACAGGGATCTGTTGCTGTACTGGACAATGATGAAACACTATTTTGGGAAGAATTTATTTCGAAGTACTTGAAGCCACTTTACACCGATAAAGAACACGAAGAACAG ATGCGCCAAGGTCTAAAAGAACTTAGAAACAAAGTGTGCCTCGCTTTTCTGTTAATGAATGCACTCTTCGTTACCATTGTTTACGTCTTAACAGAGGTTAACGCAAGTTTTAACCATGCACTTTCCATAAAACTTCCGTGTACTGTCTCAGAAGGACCACCTGGTCGAGGATATATAGAACCAATATCAATCGCCTTTACAGCAATATTTGGAATCatgttatttttgcaatttatatgtATGCTTATGCATCGAATGTCGACATTAGTCCACATTGTTGCTTCAGTTAAGTTGGATTGGAAAAGGAAATTAGTTGCTGTTAATAATAAAGACCAGCCAGACAATGTCGAAGTCGAAGTCGAAGATGGCTTGGAACTTGTTAAGGGACTTCAAGCCGTAAAGGAAGATGATACAATATCTATTGCCTCAACGGATACAACGTACAGTGTTGAGTCTTATGTGCGCCCTAAACAGAAGAGCAAAATTATGTGGAAAAAATACCAAAAGCGattgaaaaaacaaacacaacaaCAACATGACTACTGTTTACAATTTACAAACAACTTAAACAAATTCACCGAAGcattagaaaaaaatgataacaaaagCGTTAAAAAATTGTTAGAAAATAAAGTGAAGGGAAAAACGATAGCAGCAGTTAGttcaatgctaaaaaatgaaacaaaaatgaacGAAATCAAAATACGAGCAACGGCTCTTAATAAAAAGGAAGTTGTTAAAAGACGTTGGCAAGATTTTGGAGCAAAACTTGGGCTAAataaagaagatgaaaatgataaaaatccCGGTAAGTTTTTCAAGGATGTCACCAAAGCTGCTTTAGCCCAAGACAGAAGGAAACGTTTAGAAGAGGGCGAGATTTCCTTAGGCGAAACAAATGTGAATAAGATAAAAAGAGAAACATCTGAGAGTAGGAGGGACATTCCGCTTGATATTATGAAGAGGGGGACTGACGAAAAAAACTCGATTCCAAATGTTCAAAAGGAGCAAATTACATCTGTTAAAACAACCgagttttaa